AGCACGTGCCAATTTTTGATGAGTatcaaaccaccccaaaacttatttGCTTAAAACTACTACCATTTATTCACTTACAATTCTGTAGGTCAGCTGGTGGTTCTTGTAGTCAGGGTTGAATTCTGCTGGTTCTTCTCCTGTGTCTCTATCAACTGGAGAGTCAGCTGGCATTCGGTAATATAGGATGGCCTCACCTGCAAGTCTGGCAGTTGGTAGGCTGTTGACTGGGTGTTTCATTCTCCAGCAGACGAGCTCAGTCTCTTTCATAACATGGGTTTTTCAGGGCTGTGGGAGAACCAAGACGGGGACAAGCTGCAATGTGCCAGGCTCTTTTCAAGCATCTGCTCAGGTCACATTTGTTAAATCACTTGGCCAAGCCCAGATTCAATGGACAGAGATATAAACTCCACCTCTTGATGAGAGGAGCTACAATGTCACATTGTAACGAGCAATAGGATGAGATAAATTTAGGACAATTTTTGCAATCTATCATAAGAAATTTGCTGCATACAGTCTCAAAATCTAAATTAAGGAGGGACAGAGATGCAGAGACATTCTGAGTCCCTAGTCCTCAGTAGATTCAGTACCAGTTTCTCCCCAAAGACAAGGTCTATTAGAGCTCTCAGCACCATCAATAATTGCACCTTCTTCATCCACACAAACAGCCTCAGTGCCTGGGATTCTGTGAGAATGGCTCCTCATATCCTCCTCTCTCAGCCTTGCCTCTCACGCCCACTCACACCAACAGCCTCAAGTGGAGTCTGTGCACCGGTTCTCTGGGACTCGCAGGGAGGGAACGGCGTTATCAGGCAGCTGCGATTGGAAATGCAGGAAGCTCTGCACATAGGCTCTTCACCCCAAAAAAGTCCCTTCTTCACCAGGAATAAGGAAGACAGTGATCGTTGTTCAAGAAGGTGCTTGATTAGCATGTTAATTAGCTTGTGGCCAAGAGACTATGCTaatctccttgagtttatcctgatGCCCCTGGACAAGTAAGAATGATCCAATCTGTCATATTCCAGGAACTGGGTGTCCGCTCATCACTCCAATTCATGGGCGGGGCCTCCAGTCTTCAGAGCTCCTTCTCTTTCCCACATCTTGTATCTCCGCCATCagtctccctgtgtctcttttcTCTAGGTTCTCTGAGGATGGgactggtttttttccttttttcaatctTGATGCCACTCCTGAGTTCCTGTTTTAGTTCTCTGGACATCCTGTGATCCATTAAAGATATTaggtaaagtttaaaaataaaaatttccacctTTCTATGGTCCAGCCAGATCTATGTCcaatttctgattttacttacAAGTGGACAAGTGACACCACCCCTCTGTGCCTCCATCCGCTTCCTCAAGTGTAATAGAGGGGCAATAATCCCAGTTTGTACTGAGAAGTGCTCAGGCACAAAGCACTAGGTATACAACACAATAAACAGgatttttgttaatttatataATGATTGCAAAGCACTTTTATACTTCTGACCTGCTGAAGAGGAATTCTTGGGCCACCACCACTTATTCTTTGTGGAATCCTGGGTAATTCAATTCTTTCTCTGGGCCTACCATTACTCCAGAAAAATATTAACTCAGTTTTAGAGATCGACGAAGAAACAACATTCACTACTGTGAGGGGCTCCGcccagatcagtggttctcaacccttgAAGCAAATTCCGGTACCTAGAGAGCTTTTAAATAACTTACTGAAGACTGGCCTGCTCCAGACAAATTAAAAAGGGATGTGGACGTGAGAGAGGGGAGCTCAGGCAGAGGACTGACATCCTGCGGTTCTGTAGGTGAGGCTGAAGGGTCTTCTCCCTGGAGGGGTGTCGCCAGGTGTCACTTCTTTGGCCTTACCCAGGCCCACCACACCCCAGACGAACCACAGGATAACTTCAGCACCTCCCCCCCTCCACGGGGCACTCTCACTTCTCTCCAGATGCGGGTCCTGGGGGCGTTCAAGGTCCCACCCCCACTCGGGCCACGTGTGCCCCCCCCAGCTAAAGCAGGGCGGGCGGGCGGCAGGACCCCTGGGGACTGCCCTTGGGCTGCGGCCTCCCTTCCACATTGGCGGGCGGGTGGCAGGTGGGACGGGCGGCCGGGCGGCCGCAGGATGGGGTCGAGGCCTCCGTGCGTTCCGCAAACTGGCCGGAGCTGGTCTACGAGGAATTGCCAATCAGAGGGGCCCTTTCTAGTCAACCGTGGCCTCATTTTACCTGAATTACATTTGCAaccaccctatttccaaataaggttacattctgacGCAATGGGGGTTATGATTCAAACATAACttttgggggaagggggggtgggtgggacatAATTCAACCTACACATTGTCTAGGCTTGCACACTTGGACTTTGCCCTCTCTCTGAAGAGTCAACAAATAAGTGAATGAgcctttaaaaaacagaaacatacagaaGTGTGGCAGAGAGTGGCTGTTCACCAAACCTACATCATCTTCCTAGGCACTGGAATGAGAATATTTCACCTACTTCCTTACATACTCCCTTTGTAGTTAGGAGTTCCCATGTGGAAAGGGAAGCATCGTGACCCTCCAGAGAGTTTAGAGGAAGAAGTGATAAATTAGTTCAAAGAGAGCACCTACAAATTATAAAACGTACTCCCCTTTCTTCTCACTTTTTTGCATTGACCATGGCTCAGTATAGATTTGACGTAAAAGCGTACTACCCTTAAGGTATTATTGGCCTTTAATAGCTGGTAAGGAGATGCTGTGGGGTGGAGTTCAGAGAGCACGTTAGTTCCTACAGAATTTTCCCTGGcagaaacaaaaactaaatgaCTTCCAAGGCTTTTCTAGCTCTAAGAATTCCACAGTCCTTTGAAAAGCTGGAATTGTCCTACAATTGCCctataattgaaaaataagaacagGAAGAGTGGATGatcttattcatattttataaaggATCATCAATTCTCAATTAAAACAATGTGGTATTAGTGCTTAACAGAAAGACTGAcacaacagaatagaaagtctaGAAATAGACAAGTAATACAGGAATTTTGTATCCAATAAAGAAAGCATTTCTAATCACTAGGAGTAAAGATGGACTTTTTTAATAGTGCTGAGACAACTAGATAGCCATTTGTAAAACACCAGAAGGAACTTCAAGTAGATCACAGATTGAAACATAAaagcgaaacaaaacaaaaagccagaaGTACTTAAAGAAAATGTAGGCGAATTCCTTTGATTCTTGAAGTGGGAAAGACCTTTCTAAATATTACTCAAAATCCAAAAgccatgaaagaaaatattggtaaattcaattacttaaaaataaaaaggctgcATAACAAATTTTATCATAATCAAAGTTAAACGACAAATgactatctgaaaaaaatattttgcaactCTTATTATAAAGGGCTAATCTCGCTAATATATAGAGAGCTTCCGAAACCAGAATAAACCGTTGTTCCTTTACACAATGAATATCATGTACccatggaaagaaaaaggaagacctCTGTTTCCTGTTGTAGGCACAGCTCCAGGACATACTGCTAAGCGAACAATGGTAGAGAACATGTATATATTATCCTATGAAAGGGTGAGAAGGaagagtatatatatttttcatttctatttgcatAAAGAAATAGTGGAAGGGGAACTGTGCCGTCAGGGACAGTGGTGTGGAACTTGACTTCTAGGTGCATATCTTTTCAtatggttttggtttttgaatcaaattatttattaaaaaataaaatttaaaaagatgtgaCCCAAGATAGTTGAAATCtagtaatatttttgtctttaggtatttgtatttgtttttaagcTTCCATTGTTATACTTTTACCATGCCCTGTTATTTGCAATGTTACTTTTCACCCTTTGAAAtagaaatcccacttctgaggACCTACTTTTGAGACACACTTGAAAATGATTATGTAATTGTTGTTAACTAAATTTTTAAGAATCCAGCAATAGGTGACTGGTGAAATAAACTATGTAGCATCGCACAGTGGAATACTGCGGGTATTTGCAAGGCCGCCATTTTACTATTTAGGAGTTAGTACTTCTTTTTTAATCCAGTTCTGTTTTTATATGcagaataattatatttttctacatgggcacattgttgaagagctgaAAAATATGTTATGgtataaagaaaagaacaaattcccttctcctctcccaaTATTCCCCGTTTTTACTTTGGCCACATAGGATACAATAAAACTTGTAGCATCAAGATGAGAGAGTTCtcccctcatcttttttttttttcttttatgtgttaTTATTGTACATCTTACACAGCAAAACCCCTTATTTATGGTTTATATCTTCTTAAGGAGGCCCCACTGGTCTTCAATTGTTCTGGAAGTCATATAAccttctgttcttttctctgtccctctcttttttcttttctttcaaaaaaccCCACAGGCAGGGATAATCAAACCAATTATTAGTAAAGAATATAATTTCTGTGTCACCACTCTTACCTACTTGTCTCAGAAGATATCTCAGACAATCAATGAGATTGATTTCAAGTCTGTCTCCTCTTACATGGATGTTAGAGCTGATATAATTCTGTGGTCAGAACATCAAAACAATAGACTCCTGGAACTGTAAAAGACCATAAGGAGCATGTTAACCACTGGGTTTCAGACTTCTTTGATTGTAACCCCAATAAGATATGCTTTCTTCTTTATGACCCAGAACGTACACGCATATGCCTAACAACATAAGTGTCTGAAGCCTAAATTCCAGGAAGCCGTATTTATCCTTACAATGTGCACACTCTAATATGTTCTAGTCCATTCTattcctaacaggccatgaaAAACACTACTCTAATCTAactgttttgcttttaaataagCAAATGGAAGCACAAAGAGGTAGAATAATGATTCAGATTTATGGATGATAAATGATCAGGGCCAGGTCTCCTCtgtccttttccctttctttatatTCTTCTCTACCTCAGTCGCCCCCTTGGTGACCTCACCAAGTCTCATGACTTTAAATGCCATCCATAGACCAACGACTCCATCTTAATTCAACTCCATCCTCCCCAAAACTACTCTTGTCAAAACTACTGACCTCCATACTGCTAAATCAAGGAACTATTCTGAGGCTTCTAATCACTTCAGTCTATCATCAACATTTGAACCCAGTTGATTACTCCCTTATCCACTTGGTAATCTCTTGGACTCTGCAAATTTCACAACAGAATTTCCGATTCACTCTCCCCCAACTCCACCACAACACACTTGCTTCTCTCTTATAGATGACCGTCTTAGGAAAACTCATCTCATTCTTTCAGCCACATTCAGTTTGAGGGCTTAACATCTAAGAAAGCACTGaacaaattaaaagagaaaaaccatatgattatatCAATACATGAAGTactgcagccattaaaaaaaatttttttaagtaaaataggaATTGAAGGTAACCATTTAAATATAATGGAGATACAAAAAGTTAATAACAGATACTATTCTAAAGGACAACACTTAATACCATGCTAATTAAAACCAAGAACTAAAAAGGGATGCCtcctaaaaatattattcaactttattttggaaattcttAGCAAATgctatacaaaaagaaaattaaatgcttGGTAttcacatttaaggaaaaaaaaaagttaaaattattttgctaATGACTAGGAAAAACTCAAGGGGCTCTTAGTTTAAGGAGTAAAGGAAGTAGAATTATAGAAATTAGTAAGTTTGCTGGATATAACATATCAATACATTTCTTCCTTCCTAGCAGTAAGACCTAAAAATAGGAAATGAGTATTCCATTCACaatagaaacaaggaaataaattaattaggaaTAGAATTGAGAAGGACACATGACTCATACAGAGAGAACAGtagaaaagaatgagaatacAGAAATAGATCTCATTatataagaatttaataaataacaaaaatgatataTTTCAGTTCAGTGTGAGAAGTGAATGGATTATTTAACAAATGGTGTTAAAACAACTGGCCATCCATCTGGAAGGATGTAAACTTGGATTCTATCTTAAACTACATAAAACAAATTCTAGATGGATTagaaagtaaacattttttaagaagcaaacatttttagaagaaaagctAGGAGGTGAATAAATAATGGAGGGGTGGGATTCAATTTCTAAACCAAGAGTGGAAATCTAGAAGCTATAAAAGATACATTTGTGATTAAAACGTCTaatattcaaattttatatatatctaataaattttatataatacatataaatggaaaatataccGTAAACAAAGGAAATATAGAGATAAAAGCCAAGAGTAGAAAACTATCTGCAACACAGGTGATAAGTATAAGGTTCATTTTTCTATCATATAAAAAACACAATTgggcaagaaaaagacaaattgcCTAATGAAAAATTAACAGAGATATAAATGGAAATTCTCTGAAAAGCttattcaaatggccaataaacctaAAGAAAGGATGCACTGGTGGTCAtggtaatgcaaatcaaagtgACAATGTGAAATAATTTTACCCCCTTTAGACTGGCAGAAATTAATGAGATCACACCCTGATGGTTGCAATGCAGGAGGGGGAGCCATTTTCAGGCTATGTCAGGgccaactgaaatttaaaatacactcTAACTAATCTAGCAATTTCAGCTTTGGAATTCTATTGTTTATTGCACCATGCTCAGCAGTTGTAAATAGAGACGTCAATACTTATCAATatgaaatggatgaataaattattCTACTCCACATGCAGGACATTAAAAAAGATTTGACTTGAAAGGATTTCCTTTAGGGTtaagagaaaagcagagaagCGTATATATCgccattttgtaaataataataaaaccctaccagaaaaagaaaacaatcatgCATGTTTATGGATAAGTGTATGTAAAAGACTGAAttcaaaggaaaacatgaatagcTACATACCTGTTTGGGGAAGGGGAGTAGGGATGTGAAGTGACAGTAAGGCAGACATTAAGGGGATGCAAGGAGCCATGCAAaacaatgggggaaaaaagacaaaacataaaacaattgaCTATTAAAGAATTTGTATGCACATATGTAAAAGTTTTACAACTAATTGAGCTTCATTAAGTAAAAGTGAGTAAACCTGGCTCAACatatggtactttttttttctcgGATGTGAAAAAAGACGTTATTAAAATGAATCtcagaattaaaatttcaaaagcttTAAGGGGCAATTCTATGAAAGTGTCCCCGAGTATTTAACGTGGTGTAGCGCAATAGGGTTGAAAACCCGGCAGGCGGAGAAATACGATCTAGTTAGGCACAGAGTGGGAGTTTCAAATATTATCCAATCAGGGCAGTTCTGTTTCTATAAAGAGAAACCGGGACTAGCTGACAACCTGCAAATGGACCCAGGGTAAGTCGCCGAGCATGGACGATCTGCAAGGTCAGAGCTCGACTGTGATGTCGCTGCAGGAGGCGTGTGAGGCCTACCTGGTGAGCTCAAGGACACCAATCTGAGTGCCATGTAAGCCAGAGGATCACCGTCATTCCCAAGGTCAGACAGCTCTTGAGCCACATCTCCTCAAAAGCATTTTTCAGGGCCACCCAATTTTGGAAAAAGCCGATTTAGCAATATTGCCCAAGAACATAATGTCCCCACTTTGGTCTCGCAGAGAACGCCAGGGAAATGTTGAGTAGACAAATGAGCACATAGTACACGGACCCAGCCTCAGCCACGGGTTCAATCGCAGCTACAGGTAGTTACCACTGAGGACGAATGTTTGAGGTATGGGACTTCAGGATCGGTTCAAAAAGCTCCCCCAGGTATCTCTAACGTACAGGTAGAGATGTAAGCTTCAGGCTAAAACGGGACTAGGGAAATAAGCTCCTGAGCGTTGAAGTTTAAATCACTTGGgagaccaaaaataaaacaaaaacaccaccaGCTTTCTCAGGAATCAATTTACAAATCCCACAGCGAGAATTTAACTTAACCTCAAAAGAATTCTGACGTGGAGCAAGGATTGGCTTAAACACACTGCATTTGCATGGGGGCTGAAATTTATGAAACTTGTAAGACAGGAGAGCTGTGTACTTAAAGCTCTTTCCCTGAAATAAGTAGGTGGCTCTTAAAAGAGCCGTTGGGTTATTGGAAGCAGCTTCCAACCGggccttttactttttcttcggTGCTGCCTTCTTGGGCTTGGCGGCAGTCTTTGGCTTGGTCACCTTTGCTTTGGCCGCTTTGGGTTTCACAGCCTTGGCTTTAGCAGGACTCTTACCTATTTTCTTAGGCTTCACAACCCTGGGCTTCTTGGGACTCTTGGAGGACTTCTTTGTCGCCGCAGGCTTTTTAGCCTTCTTCGGAGTCTTGACACCTTTTTTACCAGCAGCCGCCCCGGTGGCCTTCTTGGGCTTCTTAGAAGAACTTGTTACCTTCGCTTTCGCTGCCACCTTTGTGGCGCTAGGCTTGCTATCCACCGAGGCTACTCTCTTGTTGAGCTTGAAAGAGCCCGAGGCGCCGGTGCCCTTGGTCTGCACCAGAGTGCCTTTGCTCACCAGGCTCTTAAGGCCCAGCTTGATACGGCTGTTGTTCTTCTCCACGTCGTAGCCGGCGGCCGCCAGCGCCTTCTTGAGCGCAGCCAAGGACACGCCGCTGCGCTCCTTAGAAGAAGAAACGGCCTGCACAATCAGCTCCGAGACTGAAGGACCCGCGGGTTTCTTCTTGGCGGCTGCTGCAGCCTTCGCAGGCTTCTTCGCTTTCCTGCCAGCTGAAGGCTTCTCAGGGGGAGTGGAAGCAGCTGGAACGGGCGGTGCCGTCTCAGACATGACGGAAGCAAAGGACTAAGTAAACTACTAAGACCTGACAAGGCAGTAAAACTCGAGCGGTTCGAGCGCGCGGTATTTATAGGGCGAGGCTGAGCTGTGATTGGTGCGCGCTGGCGCCCGCCCCCGGCACCCTAGCGCCCCCTGCGCGCCCCGCCGGGCCTCCGAAGGCCAATGCCGGCCGCTGGGGCCTATAGGCCTTCTTCCCTGCCGCTTGCACTGAGGCACCCAGACAGCaccctgcccccctcctccccgcaTCCCCCACGCCGGTCGCCTAATGGAGACAGAAATACTAGGCAGGGAAGGGTACGGTTCTGCCGCCCATTACCATCAGAGGGTGctacttctctttaaaaaagcagGGTTTTTTCctagggggaggtggggtgggaaagAGCTGTAAAGAAGGCAATCACATAAGAATCCAAGGAGTTTCACGTGAAACCTCGCCTCTAGGAAGCAATGTCAAAAGGACATTTGTTTCTAATCTGCAATAAATGCAAAACGTTGTGTCTTGAGTGACTGGGGAGGGAGAGCAGAAAGCAAGGGGATGTAGGCCTGGTCTGCAGGTTTGGGACAATTTCTCATCGATGCCATTGCCTTTCCTGGCAGCGCTGAGTGATGTGTAGTAGACCCGAGACGCCGGTGCCCTTGGTCTGAACCAGCGTGCATCTATTTGGGGCAAAGGAGAATTGTAGAAAGCAAAAGAACTGGCTAACACCGCAATTAACACTCAAGCTGCACCGGTGGAAAACAGCACGCAATTTCTGTAATTGCAACTTGCTTCTACAGTCTAATGCACTTAACGAACTTTCGACccttttcatcctcacaacataTCCCAAGCTCAAAAGCTAGTACAAGAGAAACATCAAGTAAGCACTGGGTGGACTGAATTGTTCCCGGACCGGCATTGCACGCGGGgaagtgtgtgggtgtgggtgtcgGAGCGACGGTGGGGGATACGTTGCTTTAGTGTGAAAGCACAGCCCGGGGATAACATTTTAGAACTTGTTTGTGGTTGTAAAAGCGTCAACAATGCTAAAACGACTTCAGACTGCGAATCAGGCTAACtactgaaagaataaaatgcccCTCTCACAGCCCCGTTCTGGATGACATCCCCTCACAATTCTGCCCTGGGATCGCCTAGCAGCAGGGAGAATGCAATGACGAGTCATTCCCGCGCGCGCGACTGCGGTTTTCAAACAAGTCCGCACGGGCCTCAGTAACCGGCGCTTCCCTGGTAGCCCTCAAACAACATAAGAGCTTGTTTCCGGCTTGTGGCCAATAATGTAAGGGTTCCAGACGCACGATTCGTCCATCTTCTTTACCA
Above is a genomic segment from Eubalaena glacialis isolate mEubGla1 chromosome 7, mEubGla1.1.hap2.+ XY, whole genome shotgun sequence containing:
- the H1-1 gene encoding histone H1.1; translation: MSETAPPVPAASTPPEKPSAGRKAKKPAKAAAAAKKKPAGPSVSELIVQAVSSSKERSGVSLAALKKALAAAGYDVEKNNSRIKLGLKSLVSKGTLVQTKGTGASGSFKLNKRVASVDSKPSATKVAAKAKVTSSSKKPKKATGAAAGKKGVKTPKKAKKPAATKKSSKSPKKPRVVKPKKIGKSPAKAKAVKPKAAKAKVTKPKTAAKPKKAAPKKK